The Marivivens sp. LCG002 genome contains a region encoding:
- the recO gene encoding DNA repair protein RecO, which produces MIEWRDQGALIAARPHGETSVIVEVFTETHGRHAGVVRGGASRKQVANLQPGTQLDVTWKARLDDHLGSFSVEPLRSRAAQVMNDRLALGGLNAVCALLSATLPEREPHPILYAKSIALLDLLGQSDVWPLAYLQWEMALLEELGFGLDLSACAATGVNEELCFISPKSGRAVSRQGAGEWAHRMLDLPPVLKGEGDASGPEIAKALATTGYFFEHKVLANLSGRPMPPARSRLRDLIASLQ; this is translated from the coding sequence ATGATCGAGTGGCGGGATCAGGGCGCTTTGATCGCGGCGCGTCCGCACGGAGAAACATCCGTCATCGTCGAGGTCTTTACCGAGACACATGGTCGTCACGCAGGTGTTGTTCGTGGTGGCGCCAGTCGCAAGCAGGTTGCAAACCTTCAGCCCGGAACACAGCTTGATGTGACCTGGAAGGCGCGTCTCGATGATCACCTTGGAAGCTTCAGCGTCGAGCCGTTGCGGTCTCGTGCCGCGCAGGTCATGAATGACCGTCTTGCGCTTGGGGGGCTTAATGCGGTTTGCGCGCTGCTTTCGGCGACTTTGCCGGAACGCGAGCCGCACCCGATCCTCTATGCAAAAAGCATCGCGCTTCTCGATCTTCTGGGGCAAAGCGATGTCTGGCCATTGGCCTATCTTCAATGGGAAATGGCGCTTCTGGAAGAATTGGGATTTGGCCTTGATTTGTCGGCTTGTGCCGCAACGGGTGTGAATGAAGAGCTTTGCTTCATCTCGCCGAAGTCAGGGCGCGCCGTGAGCCGTCAGGGGGCGGGAGAATGGGCGCACCGTATGCTTGATTTACCGCCCGTTCTTAAAGGCGAGGGAGATGCCTCGGGACCCGAAATCGCCAAGGCGCTCGCGACGACAGGCTATTTTTTCGAGCATAAAGTCCTTGCGAATTTGTCGGGACGGCCCATGCCGCCCGCACGTTCGCGGCTTAGGGATCTGATCGCATCCTTGCAATAA